A stretch of DNA from Lotus japonicus ecotype B-129 chromosome 4, LjGifu_v1.2:
GattccttttttttctctctttctttctttatgaGGAAAGTTTTCTTATGCATTATAAGTAATATGATTCTATAAAAAGGATTTGCATGTTTCTAACTTGTGTTCAACATAACATAACTAAGCTATGGCTGAACAGTTGGGGTAACTGTGTGATGGCGGTTACAATTGGAAAAGAATTGGTGGCAGAACTTCTTAATTGCAATTATGATTAGAAAATAACTAGGGGAAATTTTTTATTAGGATTATATGTGATAATAGGGGGTGTACTGTAGATTATATATGGGATGTTATACAGTATTGTGGAGAGTACTCTCTGTAATACACTTTGGTCTCTGGGACAGCTAATGTATTTCAATTTATCTTTGGTGCTCTATTGTAGGTGACCACAGGTGCAAAAGATAACATGATGCAGAGCTTCTTCCTCGCAGAAACACTCAAGTACCTCTATCTCTTGTTTTCACCTTCATCTCTCATCTCTCTTGATGAATGGGTGTTCAATACAGAGGCCCACCCTTTAAGAATTGTTACTAGAAATGCTCATGAAGAGGAATCGAGTGTAGACCAAGAAGAGAAATTTCCACATCATTTACATGGCAGAAAGGAAGGTCGAATAGATTACAAGTAGTTATTGGTTGTGGCTTTAGGATTATACTAAGCAAACCCTGAAAATATGTTTGAGTTCCCTACTCTCCACTTAGATCCAGGTGCTGTGTGCAGCCTTTGCTACTGTCTTATTGGTCCAGCATTCTGAATAATGATGCATAGAGGACAACTTGTCCTGGTTTATCAACCTACAATTGGGTTGTCGTTCACCTCCAATATCAGGTTATGTGGTTAGGTGGTAAAGAATAGTAGGaagctttctttctttctgtagTAGTAGGATAAATGTGGGTGTAAAGGCCTATGTAGAGATAGAAGCCACTCTACTTAagtttttatcaatttttgCCAAGGTGTAAATTCTTGTGTGTCAATTGATTGACCATATGATGGGAATGTTGTGCAACTTTGAGATGTAATGTATACTTTACCTGACAACTTAAGTTTTTGGCATAGTTACTGCATGACAACGGgttaatcaattttaaattttttagattTTGTGGCTCTTCCTATTCGACAATGGGCGCGGTTGAGTTCTGAACTGTTAAACTTCCTGATATTGCTGCTCTAGATATGTAACTTCTGAGTAGCACATTGACTAAGACCCATGCAATGTGCAAGCGAATACAATTGAGATAATTGCGGAGAAGTCATCCAGGGTTTTGAAAATTTGGGTTATTTATTGGTTGTAATACAGGTAGTgagttatttatttttattgattgATAAGTTGGAACAGATTGGAATTGAGAGTGATTGGGTTGTCAATTACATGTCTTGTTCAGGAACATAGTTGGAAAAAATGCTTGGTGCAGTAGAATTTCTTCATAAGGTGGGCTAGTCTGAGAGAGATAGATATGCACGATTCACTAAGGGCAAAACTATTATTATTCCTCTTACCTATTCTCACCATCAGCAAATACCTGACCTTTAAAAATACCCTCAACTTTTGTAACGTTACTTAGTGATTTTAGATTCTAGAACACAAAATTGCCAATTTGGTTCCTGAGTCTACTTTATGGCATATCAATGGATAGTCTGAGCTGGAACAACTGGGATAATTCTCAAGTTAAGTATATATCATAAAGTTAATTCAAAATGCTTCTGCTAGATTTTGTAAATTTAAACATATATACCAAAATACTCAACAATGTTTATATAGTATATACAGTACATCAAAGACAACCAGCTTCATTTTCTTTAACCACTGCCCCATGATGAAGCAAATCTACATTCTACAAGCATCTTTGGTTTCATATGCATggtaattagtaattattacACTGCCAGGCAAACCAAAAAACGAAGTGCATTAATCTTTGTAACTTTTAATGTAGTATGCTTAAGGTAATTTCCATTTAAGGATTTCCCTGTGAACATTTTACAATAACCCAGACTATCATGACAAAATTGGTTCAAGTGTAGACACAAGACTTCACATAAAGTGATCTCCCTGGTAACATATCTAACACAAATTGTCATCTCAAAATGAATAATCCTTTAAATCAGATTTTGAGTCACCCAACTCCATATCTTCCATGCACTCTTCTTCCGTAAGCGGTGGGAGTTGCCTTGTCTTGCGCTTCATATTGTGCTTGTGCCAGTCAGTCTTGTGGTGTTCCCTGTACAGCTTAGAGTCTTCAAAAGAAACATTACATGTGTTGCACTTGTTTTGCTTTGATTGTTGTCCCTCTGCTGGCTTGCTTGTAGATGAAATTGTTTGCTTTTGAAGTTTATCATTCAGCTCAAGCACAGATTCACTTGTTTCTTTGGACAATGGTGCATGCATATCCTCATCATCATTGTATTGATCTACCTGGGTATCCCCCTCCACATAAAGAGAGTGCGCAAGAACTTCAAATCTTCCGTGCATTTTATCCATTATGAAATCATGACAGTCCTTATATAGACCAGGTTCCAATTCAAAAATCTGCAACCCAAACAGAAGTTACACCAATCTTCCTTAAAACACGGTTAGCAGAAACAAGATAAAcgatatacatatacatatacatatatttaGACATACATACCAGACCCCCACAAACTTTTAGAAAGCATTCTACTTTGTTAATGTTAAAGAGGGATCAGGGATTAATAACACTTGTAGTTGAAGAATCATGGAACAATTGTACAAAAGGACTCCTCCTTTGCCTTTTTTAATAGGTTATTTGGTTGGGATGAGGGTGGCGATAGCCGCTAGGAAGGACATCCTAAGACTAAACTCAATTCTACATCGGTTAGTACTCTTCTTTGCTTTACACTGGCTAGAACTTACAAGAAACAACAACTGGATGACCAATATCAGATACAATCAGCTAATAGCAACTACCAGATATTTGATCATGTTATTTCCAGTTTTATTTTGCTGATGAGTATAAAGTAATAACCACAACAGATGCAGTTGAAAGAAAGTTACTGACATATTCCTGGAATTAACATAACTGTAGAAAACATGGTCTTTTATCTTTAAACCACCAATTATAATGATACTTTCAGACTGAAATGAAATCATGAACTAGGAATAACAGATGACTTACAACAGATAACTGAGAAGCAGATCCTTCTTTAGAAATAACAATTGCCTTCCACTCACTCAGCTTCTCTAAAAGGGCAGGCACTTGCTCCTCAGGAGCAGCAGCGCGTATTCTTAATGGACACCTTTTTATAGGGAAATGCTTTTGAAGCTCCTGAATCAACTCCAAAGCCTGTATTACAAATACACACACTCTTACATACCGATATCGCATTCAATACAAATAATAATCACCATCAAACCatcataaaaatttatttaataacaTGAATATAGGAGAAACCTGCTTCTTGGAAGTGCTGTGTGGATCAACAGCAAAATGGATTTCCTTCATAAGGCGTTCGATCATACTGATAGTGTAAGGGCGCTGAGTCTCTGGATTGTAGGTCTTCTGCATCACAATGGTGGCGATGTCCCTAAACTGACTAGACAGCAACGACTCCCTCTCTTTACCAGCAACCTGAAGCTCCCCCTTCTTCAAAATCTGAAACCACAAATCATTTCTCACACTCACACACATGTCCTCGAACGAAAGCGAAAACAATCAAATCAAACCCTAAAAAACACAGCACTGTTCATATTAAACCCTAAAAATGAAGCAATCAGCACTATTGAAAGTAATTTACTGGAAATAAAGAATTGAATGTGTTACTGGACCTGTAAGCAAATGGCGGAGTGATCATCGGTACCGAAAGCGGCGGTGAGATCCTTTGACTTGGCGAGAACGCCTTTGGAGACATTGGTATAGACGGTGTGAGACTGCAATACTTCATCGATGTCCTTCTCGACGCCGGAACGCCAAGCGAGGACGGTGTTGGGATAGCACGCGATTTCGAAGCGGTTGCCGTGCTTCTTCAGACGCACCACCGCGACGTTGGTTAGCCTCTTCTGGCCGATCGGCTGCACTAGCGTCCGAGACATTTTCTCGCGCCTCTCCGGTTTCTGTTTGTTTGTTTCCGTCAGAATTGATAAAACCTCGCGCCTCTCAACGGTTTAGGGTACGCAATGTGGGTCGGGTTAGGTGAGTTGGATCGGGTCGGGCGAGAGGGAATGCAAAATGAAAAAAGATAAGTGGAGATGCAGGGGATCGAACCCTGTACCTCTCGCATGCAAAGCGAGCGCTCTACCATTTGAGCTACATCCCCATGTTGACAATTTACAAATATagtaatatttaataataatcCATTTGAGTAGAGAGATTAATGTAATTCACCAtgtttatgtttatgtttatgTTGGGCATACAATCCAAAGCACGTTAGTGTTAGGGGATGAGCTCCATATTTTAGCTTATGTATGTTAACGTTGATTTTTATGTCACCACAGCTAGACATGAGTCATTAAAACCAAGTCAAAATCAAAGTATTCAAGATTAGCTTGAGGAACAAATTTGAAGACAAGTCCAAGTCACGAATTTAAGGCAATCTAGATACAAACCCTTAACATCAAGTCAATAAGCACGGCTAGCTCGAAGATCCAAAGACAACACAAGCACAGGTCTTTAACGTTAATTTGAATAATGTTATACAAGACTCATTTGAAGTGACTCGAAGCATTTACGTTCAAAAGTAATTCTTGGAAGTTACTTATCTTTGTGTTTGAGAGTTATATAAACTATAAAGTGTATGACATTagattataaaattatattctAGTTTTAATATTATCTGTAGGATTAGCTACGAGAAGCTTTGAATGCCTCAAGTTTGCTATTACGTGATTAGCAAGAGTGTCAAGTAAGTTGACCATTTTACCCTTTAGCTTGATTAATACAATTTGTTATTTCAATCTCATTCAagttgaatcaatttttttttattgacaaATGTTaatggttagttgttagtaagttagaaaatctcttcaaagttcccttccaggattcgaaccctgaaccttcccctccccacccttatgtcccctagctcttaccacttgagttaaccCTCGGGGACAAGTTGAATCAATTTACTTTCGTCGAACGAGCAACCAGGCTGCAGACTTTTTAGTCAAGTTCGCTTTTTCGCATTATTGCTTTGTAGGGATTGAAGAATGTCCGTCCAGTTTGAACGACATTCTTTCGTCTGATCTAGTAATTGATTAATAAAATCCTACttttctgtaaaaaaaaaaaaaaaatttagtttcAATATTtgcttgtttttgttttttaatcaatatCCACCGGATTGCTGATCTCTTTTGAATTGTCTCCGGGCaattcatttcttattttcacatCTAGATAAAAGTAAGTGTTGATCAGAACACATTGTTCTTTCAAGTTACTTGTTTTCGTAGTTCTTTGACTTGCATCTCATTCCAGTTAAGCGTCTTCATTCTAATACAAAGACAAAAAATGATCTTAAGAGTCTAGAACGCTAACAAAAAGGACTCAATTTCATTGTGGCTGAGTTTACCTGAATCACTTACAAAAGACTTGATTTCTAATAAAACAGATCATACAGTGTTAAATCTCTGAAGTTTTCTCAACAACTAACACAGTAACACACTAAAACTTTCCCATTCTTGCGTTTCATGAAGTAATATTTCATAATATATCACTTAAAAACAATCAAAGCGTTAGTGGTTGTCCATTTATAGCCCCTGTTTATTCAACTATCCATTATCATCTCCGGGTCAATATTATCCAAACACAAAACTTTACCAAGTTAACATGTCAGCTCTATTCATTTTGTTGACTTGGACAGTGACATCGAAGACTCTACTGATCTAACAGGCCAACTACTGAATGGGCCATTTTTGTCATATCATAACCCAAACCCACCAACCTAATCAAATCACGCATGACGCACGCACCCAACTCCTCCAACCTCAGCCACGATTTCATAGTGGTGgactggtggtggtggggtaGTAGGTTCAGCTCACCCACCCCCATGGGTCCCACCCACCAACTCCCCCTCCTActtcagtttttttttcctatatcTATTTTACGTTTCTCACATCAATCCCGCTTCCAATTCCAACAccgcagagtcacacaacccaATCGCAATGGCACCGGAATCGGAGGTACCCCCTAACTTCTGGGGCCACATGCCGGAAGAGGAATACTACACCTCCCAAGGAGTCCGCAACACCAAATCCCACTTCGACACTCCCCACGGCAAGATCTTCA
This window harbors:
- the LOC130714684 gene encoding uncharacterized protein LOC130714684, with translation MSRTLVQPIGQKRLTNVAVVRLKKHGNRFEIACYPNTVLAWRSGVEKDIDEVLQSHTVYTNVSKGVLAKSKDLTAAFGTDDHSAICLQILKKGELQVAGKERESLLSSQFRDIATIVMQKTYNPETQRPYTISMIERLMKEIHFAVDPHSTSKKQALELIQELQKHFPIKRCPLRIRAAAPEEQVPALLEKLSEWKAIVISKEGSASQLSVIFELEPGLYKDCHDFIMDKMHGRFEVLAHSLYVEGDTQVDQYNDDEDMHAPLSKETSESVLELNDKLQKQTISSTSKPAEGQQSKQNKCNTCNVSFEDSKLYREHHKTDWHKHNMKRKTRQLPPLTEEECMEDMELGDSKSDLKDYSF